A single window of Pseudarthrobacter psychrotolerans DNA harbors:
- a CDS encoding acetylornithine transaminase produces the protein MNAVKTGSHAASTLEKTPVGDLVDGKGHSSGAEWLTRYSTSLMGVFGTPQRVLVRGAGCLVWDADGKEYLDLLGGIAVNALGHAHPFVTSVISSQLATLGHVSNFFTSPTQIALAEKLLALTHAPPGSKVFFANSGTEAVEAAFKLARRNGASPDGTTGKRTKIIALEGAFHGRTMGALALTAKEAYRAPFEPLPGGVVHIPFGDVAALEAAIDETVAAVFLEPIQGEAGVRPLPPGYLKAAREATTKAGALLILDEVQTGIGRTGKWLATEDAGIVPDAITLAKGLGGGFPIGALLTFGEQTSSLLAAGQHGTTFGGNPVATAAALATLHAIESQRVLENVAVVGDYLRTGLAAVDGVTEVRGEGLLIGFDLDAEVAPAVVTAGLDAGFIVNSPGPRTIRLAPPLVLTKDQTGTFLAALPAILRTAKDAQ, from the coding sequence ATGAACGCGGTAAAAACAGGAAGCCACGCGGCCAGCACACTCGAGAAGACTCCGGTGGGAGACCTGGTTGACGGTAAAGGCCACAGCAGTGGGGCTGAGTGGCTCACGCGCTACTCCACGTCCCTGATGGGCGTTTTTGGTACCCCGCAGCGGGTCCTGGTCCGCGGTGCCGGCTGCCTGGTCTGGGACGCCGACGGCAAGGAATACCTGGACCTGCTCGGCGGTATTGCCGTCAATGCCCTGGGCCACGCCCACCCGTTTGTCACGTCCGTGATTTCGAGCCAACTGGCCACACTGGGCCATGTCTCCAACTTCTTCACCAGCCCCACCCAGATCGCACTGGCCGAAAAGCTGCTGGCGCTGACGCACGCCCCGCCGGGCTCCAAAGTATTCTTCGCCAACTCGGGAACCGAAGCTGTCGAGGCCGCCTTCAAGCTGGCCCGGCGCAACGGAGCCAGCCCGGACGGCACCACGGGCAAGCGCACCAAGATCATCGCCCTGGAAGGTGCCTTCCACGGGCGCACCATGGGTGCCCTGGCCCTGACCGCCAAGGAAGCCTACCGCGCACCGTTCGAGCCATTGCCCGGCGGCGTGGTCCACATCCCGTTCGGCGACGTCGCAGCCCTGGAAGCAGCCATCGACGAGACCGTGGCCGCCGTCTTCCTGGAGCCCATCCAGGGCGAAGCCGGAGTGCGGCCACTGCCTCCTGGCTACCTGAAAGCAGCCCGCGAAGCGACCACAAAGGCCGGCGCCCTGCTGATCCTGGACGAGGTCCAGACCGGAATCGGCCGGACCGGCAAATGGCTCGCGACGGAGGACGCCGGGATCGTTCCGGACGCCATCACCCTGGCAAAGGGCCTCGGCGGCGGTTTCCCCATCGGCGCGCTCCTGACGTTCGGTGAGCAGACGTCGTCGCTCCTGGCCGCGGGCCAGCACGGGACCACCTTCGGCGGCAACCCGGTGGCGACGGCGGCCGCGCTGGCCACGCTGCACGCGATCGAAAGCCAGCGGGTACTGGAAAATGTTGCTGTCGTGGGGGACTACCTCCGCACCGGTCTCGCCGCCGTCGACGGCGTCACCGAAGTCCGCGGCGAAGGCCTGCTCATCGGCTTCGACCTGGACGCCGAGGTGGCCCCCGCCGTGGTGACCGCAGGCCTTGACGCCGGCTTCATCGTCAACAGCCCCGGGCCCCGCACCATCCGGCTTGCCCCGCCGCTGGTCCTCACCAAGGACCAGACAGGAACCTTCCTCGCCGCCCTCCCGGCAATCCTCCGGACAGCTAAGGACGCGCAGTGA
- the argF gene encoding ornithine carbamoyltransferase: protein MTPVASTTRHFLKDTDLSPAEQAEVLELAVRMKAAPYSVQPFAAEGNGRKTVAVIFDKTSTRTRVSFATGIADMGGNALIINPGEAQIGHKESVEDTAKVLERMVSTIVWRTGAHSGLVAMAENSKVPVINALCDDYHPCQLLADLLAVKEHKGELKGLTMSYLGDAANNMANSYLLAGVTAGMHVRIAGPDGYLPAAEIVAAAEERAAQTGGSVLITTDAAVALKGADVVATDTWVSMGQEAEKEARLQLFREYSVDEAAMAHAADDAVVLHCLPAYRGYEISAGVIDGPQSIVWDEAENRLHAQKALMAWLMHRSGLAVVDGLSPVEVGN from the coding sequence GTGACCCCTGTAGCCAGCACCACCCGCCACTTCCTGAAGGACACGGACCTCAGCCCCGCCGAGCAGGCCGAGGTCCTGGAGCTGGCCGTCCGCATGAAGGCTGCGCCGTACAGCGTGCAGCCCTTCGCCGCGGAGGGCAACGGCCGCAAAACTGTGGCCGTCATCTTCGACAAGACCTCCACCCGTACCCGCGTTTCGTTCGCCACAGGCATCGCGGACATGGGCGGCAACGCCCTGATCATCAACCCCGGCGAGGCCCAGATCGGCCATAAGGAGTCTGTCGAGGACACCGCCAAGGTCCTGGAGCGTATGGTCTCCACCATTGTGTGGCGCACCGGCGCGCACTCGGGCCTGGTGGCCATGGCGGAGAACTCCAAGGTGCCCGTTATTAACGCCCTGTGCGACGACTACCACCCGTGCCAGCTCCTCGCGGACCTGCTTGCGGTCAAGGAACACAAGGGCGAGCTCAAGGGCCTCACCATGAGCTACCTCGGCGACGCCGCCAACAACATGGCCAACTCCTACCTGCTGGCCGGCGTCACCGCCGGGATGCACGTCCGCATCGCCGGGCCGGACGGCTACCTCCCGGCAGCGGAGATCGTTGCCGCGGCCGAGGAACGCGCTGCCCAGACCGGCGGGTCCGTCCTGATCACCACCGACGCTGCCGTGGCCCTCAAGGGCGCCGACGTGGTGGCCACGGACACCTGGGTCTCCATGGGCCAGGAAGCCGAAAAGGAAGCCCGGCTGCAGCTGTTCCGGGAGTACTCCGTCGATGAGGCGGCCATGGCACACGCGGCGGACGACGCCGTCGTGCTTCACTGCCTGCCCGCCTACCGCGGCTACGAGATTTCTGCCGGCGTCATCGACGGCCCGCAGTCCATTGTGTGGGACGAAGCCGAGAACCGGCTGCACGCGCAGAAGGCCCTGATGGCCTGGCTCATGCACCGCTCCGGACTCGCCGTCGTCGACGGACTGTCACCGGTGGAGGTCGGGAATTAG
- a CDS encoding arginine repressor produces the protein MSVPPASPGSSPATKTARQARITAILTGESVRSQAELAALLADDGVQVTQATLSRDLVELGAVRVRGKEGVLVYAVPGEGGERAAKTGVSQEILDARLARLCSELLVTAEASANIAVLRTPPGAANFLALAIDHSVMPSILGTIAGDDTVLLVSRDPQGGQDLAVRFLQLAEEAGGSQ, from the coding sequence GTGTCCGTCCCGCCGGCATCGCCGGGCTCCAGCCCGGCCACCAAAACAGCCCGTCAGGCGCGCATCACCGCGATCCTGACGGGTGAATCGGTGCGCTCCCAGGCGGAGCTCGCCGCTTTGCTGGCGGACGACGGCGTCCAGGTCACCCAGGCCACGCTGTCCCGGGACCTCGTGGAACTCGGCGCGGTCCGGGTCCGCGGCAAGGAAGGCGTGCTGGTCTACGCCGTCCCCGGCGAGGGCGGCGAACGTGCGGCCAAGACCGGCGTCAGCCAGGAGATCCTGGATGCCCGGCTTGCCCGGCTGTGCAGCGAGCTCCTGGTCACGGCGGAAGCCTCGGCCAACATCGCGGTGCTCCGGACCCCGCCCGGTGCGGCCAACTTCCTGGCACTGGCCATCGACCACTCGGTGATGCCCTCCATCCTGGGGACCATTGCCGGTGACGACACCGTGCTGCTGGTCTCCCGCGATCCGCAGGGCGGGCAGGACCTCGCAGTCCGGTTCCTGCAGCTCGCCGAGGAAGCCGGCGGCAGCCAGTAA
- a CDS encoding argininosuccinate synthase, protein MTERIVLAYSGGLDTSVAIGWIGEATGAEVIAVAVDVGQGGESLETIRQRALGCGAVEAYVADASDEFANEYCMPTLKANALYQGHYPLVSAISRPVIVKHLVKAAREFGATTVAHGCTGKGNDQVRFEVGIQTLGPDLKCIAPVRDLALTRDKAIAFAEEKGLPIETTKKNPYSIDQNVWGRAVETGYLEDIWNAPTKDIYDYTATPEFPPAPDEVTISFQAGVPVAIDGVRVTPLQAIKELNRRAGAQGVGRIDVVEDRLVGIKSREIYEAPGAMALITAHKHLEDITVEREQARFKATVGQRWAELVYDGQWFSPLKRSLDAFIEDTQQYVTGDIRMVLHGGQAIVNGRRSETSLYDFDLATYDTGDTFDQSMARGFIELWGMSAKVASGRDIRVAGK, encoded by the coding sequence GTGACTGAGCGCATTGTTCTGGCCTACTCCGGTGGCCTCGATACTTCCGTAGCCATCGGCTGGATCGGTGAAGCCACCGGTGCCGAGGTCATCGCCGTGGCGGTCGACGTCGGACAGGGCGGCGAGTCGCTGGAGACCATCCGCCAGCGTGCACTGGGCTGCGGCGCCGTCGAGGCCTACGTGGCCGACGCGTCCGACGAGTTCGCCAACGAATACTGCATGCCCACGCTGAAGGCCAACGCCCTCTACCAGGGCCACTACCCGCTGGTTTCTGCGATCTCCCGGCCGGTCATCGTCAAGCACCTGGTCAAGGCCGCCCGCGAATTCGGCGCCACCACCGTGGCCCACGGCTGCACCGGCAAGGGCAACGACCAGGTCCGCTTCGAAGTGGGCATCCAGACCCTCGGCCCGGACCTGAAGTGCATCGCCCCCGTCCGCGACCTCGCCCTCACCCGCGACAAGGCCATCGCCTTCGCCGAGGAAAAGGGACTGCCGATCGAAACCACCAAGAAGAACCCGTACTCGATCGACCAGAACGTCTGGGGACGCGCCGTCGAAACCGGCTACCTCGAGGACATCTGGAACGCGCCCACCAAGGACATCTACGACTACACCGCGACGCCGGAATTCCCGCCGGCCCCGGATGAGGTCACCATTTCCTTCCAGGCCGGCGTACCGGTAGCGATCGACGGCGTCCGCGTCACCCCGCTGCAGGCCATCAAGGAACTGAACCGCCGTGCCGGCGCGCAGGGCGTGGGCCGCATCGACGTCGTCGAGGACCGCCTCGTGGGCATCAAGTCCCGCGAAATCTACGAAGCCCCGGGTGCCATGGCGCTGATCACCGCGCACAAGCACCTCGAGGACATCACCGTCGAGCGCGAGCAGGCCCGCTTCAAGGCCACTGTTGGCCAGCGCTGGGCCGAACTGGTCTATGACGGCCAGTGGTTCTCACCGCTCAAGCGTTCCCTGGACGCTTTCATCGAAGACACCCAGCAGTACGTCACCGGTGACATCCGCATGGTGCTGCACGGTGGACAGGCGATCGTCAACGGACGCCGCTCCGAGACCTCGCTCTACGACTTCGACCTCGCCACCTACGACACCGGCGACACGTTCGACCAGTCCATGGCGCGCGGTTTCATCGAGCTGTGGGGCATGTCCGCCAAGGTTGCCTCCGGCCGCGATATCCGCGTCGCAGGAAAGTAA
- the argH gene encoding argininosuccinate lyase — translation MAEQTPVSTGSTTGSTNTGALWGGRFAGGPADALAALSKSTHFDWRLARYDIAGSKAHARVLHKAGLLDDAELEGMLDALGRLDDDVASGAYLPAESDEDVHGSLERGLIERAGTQLGGKLRAGRSRNDQVATLGRMFLRDHARIIARGVLATIGALVDQAKAHHGVAMPGRTHLQHAQPILLSHHLLAHAWALLRDVQRLQDWDKRAGVSPYGSGALAGSSLGLDPEAVAADLGFFSATHNSIDGTASRDVFAEFAWITAMIGVDLSRVSEEVILWATKEFSFVTLHDSYSTGSSIMPQKKNPDVAELARGKAGRLIGNLTGLLATLKGLPLAYNRDLQEDKEPVFDAADTLELLLPAVSGMIATLKFNTARMESLAPQGFALATDIAEWLVRQGIPFREAHELSGAAVKQAESRGVELWDLTDEEYLAISEHLTPEVRSVLSTEGSLNSRNSQGGTAPAAVERQLVALEGELAGVRGYAG, via the coding sequence TTGGCTGAGCAGACCCCGGTTTCGACAGGCTCAACCACCGGCTCGACGAACACCGGTGCCCTGTGGGGCGGCCGGTTCGCCGGCGGCCCCGCGGATGCCCTCGCGGCGCTGAGCAAGTCCACGCACTTTGACTGGCGGCTGGCCCGCTACGACATCGCCGGTTCCAAGGCGCACGCCCGCGTGCTGCACAAGGCCGGGCTGCTGGACGACGCCGAGCTCGAAGGCATGCTGGACGCCCTGGGCCGGCTGGACGACGATGTCGCCTCGGGTGCGTACCTGCCGGCGGAATCCGATGAGGACGTGCACGGGTCACTGGAACGCGGCCTGATCGAGCGCGCCGGCACGCAACTGGGCGGCAAGCTACGCGCCGGCCGGTCCCGCAACGACCAGGTGGCCACGCTGGGCCGCATGTTCCTGCGTGACCACGCCCGGATCATCGCGCGCGGCGTGCTGGCAACCATCGGGGCGCTCGTGGACCAGGCCAAGGCCCACCATGGTGTGGCCATGCCCGGCCGCACACACCTGCAGCATGCCCAGCCCATCCTGCTCAGCCACCACCTGCTGGCCCATGCCTGGGCGCTGCTGCGCGATGTGCAGCGGCTCCAGGACTGGGACAAGCGCGCAGGGGTCTCGCCTTACGGCTCCGGTGCCCTCGCAGGCTCGTCGCTGGGCCTGGACCCTGAAGCCGTCGCGGCGGACCTTGGCTTCTTCTCCGCCACCCACAACTCGATCGACGGCACCGCCTCCCGCGATGTCTTCGCAGAGTTCGCCTGGATCACGGCCATGATCGGCGTGGACCTGTCCCGTGTCTCGGAGGAAGTCATCCTGTGGGCCACGAAGGAGTTCTCCTTTGTGACCCTGCACGATTCCTACTCCACCGGTTCCTCGATCATGCCGCAGAAGAAGAACCCCGACGTCGCCGAGCTGGCCCGCGGCAAGGCAGGGCGCCTGATCGGCAACCTGACCGGGCTGCTGGCCACGCTCAAGGGCCTGCCGCTCGCGTACAACCGCGACCTGCAGGAAGACAAGGAACCGGTCTTCGACGCCGCCGACACCCTGGAGCTGCTGCTCCCGGCTGTCTCGGGCATGATCGCGACGCTGAAGTTCAACACGGCACGGATGGAGTCGCTGGCACCCCAGGGCTTCGCGCTCGCCACGGACATCGCCGAATGGCTGGTCCGCCAGGGCATTCCGTTCCGCGAGGCACACGAGCTCTCCGGAGCGGCCGTGAAGCAGGCCGAAAGCCGCGGCGTGGAGCTGTGGGACCTGACGGATGAGGAGTACCTTGCCATCTCGGAGCACCTGACGCCGGAGGTCCGCTCGGTCCTGTCCACCGAAGGGTCGCTCAACAGCCGCAACTCCCAGGGCGGCACCGCACCCGCCGCCGTCGAACGCCAGCTGGTTGCCCTCGAAGGCGAGCTTGCCGGCGTCCGCGGGTACGCAGGGTAG
- a CDS encoding pyridoxamine 5'-phosphate oxidase family protein produces MSDTFRSNLRALPDFPENLPDFDPAIAPTNPVALFKLWLDEALTAGVLQPHACSLATADGNGQPSARMLILKNIDDDGWQFATSRTSRKGRELSANPSAALNFYWPQQGRQVRVAGPVVELSAEASADDWQARPAADGSDNPDWQLYAVRPTELEFWQARHDRRHIRHRYGPDGIPLS; encoded by the coding sequence ATGAGCGACACCTTCCGCAGCAACCTGCGTGCCCTGCCGGACTTCCCCGAAAACCTGCCGGACTTCGACCCCGCCATTGCCCCCACGAATCCGGTGGCCCTGTTCAAGCTGTGGCTGGATGAGGCCCTCACTGCCGGCGTGCTGCAGCCGCATGCCTGCAGCCTGGCCACGGCGGACGGAAATGGCCAGCCCTCTGCGAGGATGCTGATCCTGAAGAACATCGACGACGACGGCTGGCAGTTCGCCACGTCCCGCACGTCCCGGAAGGGCAGGGAGCTGTCCGCCAACCCGAGCGCGGCCCTGAACTTTTACTGGCCGCAGCAGGGCCGGCAGGTCCGGGTCGCCGGCCCGGTGGTTGAGCTGTCCGCCGAAGCGTCGGCGGACGACTGGCAGGCGCGCCCGGCAGCCGATGGCAGCGACAATCCGGACTGGCAGCTCTACGCGGTCAGGCCGACGGAACTGGAGTTCTGGCAGGCCCGCCACGACCGCCGGCACATTCGGCACCGCTACGGACCGGACGGTATCCCGCTCAGCTAG
- a CDS encoding maleylpyruvate isomerase family mycothiol-dependent enzyme has translation MTAPAPADLLAELHKAADAVASTAAKFTDDDVKAPSGLPGWTRGHVLAHLAGISNAMARQLEYAARGATVELYDGGQDGRTKAIEMAAGHTADAHRADVQAALDRALAAFDALGADSAWQTPIAYRGGVVFDGGLALWRELVIHTADLDAGLGPETWSRKFCEHLFDFLAARVPPGEKLVLQPLGLPPVTLGGGGRSIVISGMITDIAAWLAGREPSLGSLRATAAADGVDLPDLLPWPAGTPAAR, from the coding sequence ATGACAGCTCCCGCACCTGCTGACCTTCTCGCCGAACTGCACAAGGCCGCCGACGCCGTGGCCTCCACCGCCGCGAAATTCACCGATGACGACGTCAAGGCACCGTCTGGACTCCCCGGCTGGACCCGCGGGCACGTCCTGGCGCATCTCGCCGGCATCTCCAACGCCATGGCACGGCAACTGGAATATGCCGCCCGCGGTGCCACTGTCGAGCTGTACGACGGAGGCCAGGACGGACGCACTAAGGCCATCGAGATGGCCGCAGGCCACACCGCGGATGCCCACCGGGCCGACGTACAGGCAGCCCTGGACCGGGCACTCGCGGCCTTTGATGCACTGGGAGCCGACTCCGCCTGGCAGACACCCATTGCCTACCGTGGCGGAGTGGTCTTCGACGGCGGCCTCGCGCTATGGCGGGAACTGGTGATCCACACGGCGGACCTGGACGCTGGCCTCGGCCCCGAGACGTGGAGCCGGAAATTCTGTGAGCACCTCTTCGATTTCCTGGCGGCCCGCGTGCCGCCGGGGGAGAAGCTGGTGCTGCAGCCGCTGGGGCTGCCGCCCGTGACCCTTGGCGGGGGCGGCCGCTCCATAGTCATCAGCGGCATGATCACCGACATCGCGGCATGGCTGGCCGGCCGCGAACCGTCGCTTGGCAGCCTGCGGGCAACGGCCGCCGCGGACGGCGTGGACTTGCCGGACCTGCTGCCCTGGCCAGCCGGGACACCCGCAGCGCGGTAG
- a CDS encoding methylated-DNA--[protein]-cysteine S-methyltransferase → MKAQLLVMSTPDGPFTILAQDGVVLASGWTAGQDELTGQIHPDLRPGDVEAVTDLGSISRAVEAFYAGDPAPALAVPVRQKSGPFRSHAWDVLRTVRPGSPVTYTEYAELSGNPKAVRAAASACAFNAAALFVPCHRVIRSDGSLGGFRWGLAVKESLLAREATESLLAREAG, encoded by the coding sequence ATGAAAGCCCAGCTGTTAGTGATGTCCACGCCTGACGGTCCGTTCACCATCCTTGCCCAGGACGGCGTGGTCCTCGCCTCGGGCTGGACCGCCGGGCAGGATGAGCTGACGGGCCAGATCCACCCCGATCTGCGTCCGGGCGACGTTGAGGCGGTGACGGATCTGGGCAGCATCTCCCGGGCCGTGGAAGCCTTCTATGCCGGCGATCCGGCACCGGCCTTGGCCGTTCCGGTGCGGCAGAAGTCGGGGCCGTTCCGGTCACACGCCTGGGATGTGCTGAGGACCGTTCGTCCCGGCTCGCCGGTGACGTACACCGAGTACGCCGAACTTTCCGGAAATCCGAAAGCGGTCCGGGCCGCGGCCAGCGCCTGCGCCTTCAACGCGGCGGCCTTGTTTGTGCCGTGCCACCGCGTCATCCGCTCCGACGGTTCCCTAGGCGGTTTCCGTTGGGGCCTGGCCGTCAAGGAGAGCCTGCTGGCCCGTGAGGCAACGGAAAGCCTGCTGGCCCGCGAAGCCGGATAG
- a CDS encoding AlkA N-terminal domain-containing protein, producing MDFWQRYRAIDARDTRFDGQFYTAVRTTGIYCRPSCPARTPKAVNVTFYETSAAAHDAGYRACKRCLPEAVPGTPAWNIRQDLAGRAMRLINDGVINRDGVEGLAARLGYSSRQLNRILSHELGAGPLSLARASRAQTARTLLVSTAMKLADIAFASGFSSVRQFNDTMVEVFAMTPTALRATAKHHRSPAAATSLTLSLPYREPFDPGIFSFLAVRAIPGIEAGTPTSYARTLQLPHGGARFSVTYDGGAPGRPLTLTIGAVDLRDLPALLSRVRRLFDLDADPVAIDSALSQEPRLAASVASAPGIRMPGAVDPQELLIRAMIGQQITVAAARTALTQLAAAGSPSLVPGEGLDRLFPTSAEIAEAGYSLLRGPQRRIDAIRSAASALAGGELDFGYGDDLPGLGSKLLPLPGVGPWTVGYVAMRVLGAPDVFLANDAAVRNGIRALSPALTGQDVGGDDSPAVAASPDFREVSPWRSYATMHLWRAAAAPKSPQRVQTVPEKAML from the coding sequence ATGGACTTCTGGCAGCGCTATCGCGCGATTGACGCGCGGGACACCCGTTTCGACGGGCAGTTCTACACCGCTGTCCGGACCACCGGCATCTACTGCCGGCCGTCCTGCCCCGCCCGGACCCCGAAAGCGGTCAACGTCACCTTCTACGAAACCTCTGCCGCAGCGCACGACGCCGGCTACCGGGCGTGCAAGCGCTGCCTCCCCGAAGCGGTGCCCGGGACTCCGGCGTGGAACATCCGGCAGGACCTGGCGGGCCGCGCGATGCGCCTGATCAACGACGGCGTGATCAACCGGGACGGGGTGGAGGGCCTCGCCGCCCGGCTGGGATATTCCTCCCGCCAGCTCAACCGGATCCTCAGCCACGAGCTCGGCGCCGGCCCGCTCTCCCTGGCCCGGGCCAGCCGTGCCCAGACCGCCCGCACCCTGTTGGTGTCCACGGCGATGAAGCTGGCGGACATCGCGTTCGCGTCCGGCTTCAGCAGTGTCCGCCAGTTCAACGACACCATGGTGGAGGTGTTCGCCATGACGCCCACTGCCCTGCGCGCGACCGCAAAGCACCACCGCTCCCCCGCCGCCGCGACGTCCCTGACGCTGAGCCTGCCATACCGCGAACCGTTCGATCCCGGCATCTTTTCCTTCCTCGCTGTCAGGGCGATCCCCGGGATCGAGGCGGGGACGCCGACGTCGTACGCCCGTACCTTGCAGCTTCCGCATGGTGGTGCCCGCTTCAGCGTGACGTACGACGGCGGCGCGCCCGGACGGCCGCTGACCCTCACCATCGGCGCGGTGGACCTGCGGGACCTGCCCGCCCTGCTGAGCAGGGTACGCCGGCTCTTCGATCTTGACGCCGATCCGGTGGCCATCGACAGTGCCCTGTCGCAGGAGCCCCGCCTGGCCGCCTCGGTTGCCAGTGCGCCGGGGATCAGGATGCCCGGGGCTGTGGATCCGCAGGAGCTGCTCATCCGGGCGATGATCGGGCAGCAAATCACGGTGGCCGCGGCCCGGACCGCACTGACTCAGCTGGCCGCCGCAGGCAGTCCCAGCCTGGTTCCCGGAGAGGGACTCGACCGGCTGTTTCCCACCTCGGCCGAAATAGCCGAAGCTGGCTACTCGCTGCTGCGCGGGCCGCAACGCCGGATTGACGCCATCCGTTCAGCCGCCTCGGCCCTCGCTGGCGGCGAACTGGATTTTGGCTACGGGGACGATCTGCCGGGACTCGGCTCCAAGCTGCTTCCCCTTCCCGGCGTGGGACCGTGGACCGTCGGCTATGTGGCAATGCGTGTGCTCGGCGCCCCGGACGTGTTCCTGGCCAATGACGCCGCGGTGCGCAACGGCATCCGGGCCCTCTCCCCGGCCCTCACGGGCCAAGACGTCGGCGGTGATGACTCGCCCGCGGTGGCGGCCAGCCCGGACTTCCGCGAGGTCAGCCCATGGCGGTCCTATGCCACCATGCACCTGTGGCGCGCCGCCGCCGCGCCCAAATCCCCCCAACGTGTACAAACCGTTCCAGAGAAAGCGATGCTATGA
- a CDS encoding DNA-3-methyladenine glycosylase: MTVSSSPMAPEQLRELLSGDARRVAPQLLGSLLTHHSHEGTVAVRITEVEAYMGPGDSSHPDPGSHTFRGPTARNAPMFGPAGHLYVYFTYGMHYCANIVCGPAGTASAVLLRAGEIVEGQHLALVRRPTSKSALDLASGPARLATTLALTTADSGRDALADPFELRLPSLSAPVFSSGPRVGVSGDGGSAEYPWRFWLPGDPTVSRYKAAKVRPA, translated from the coding sequence ATGACCGTCAGCAGCAGCCCCATGGCTCCGGAGCAACTCCGCGAGCTGCTGTCGGGCGACGCCCGGAGGGTCGCTCCGCAACTGCTGGGATCCTTACTGACCCACCACAGCCACGAGGGAACCGTGGCTGTGCGGATCACCGAAGTGGAGGCGTACATGGGTCCTGGCGACTCGTCGCATCCGGATCCCGGCTCCCACACGTTCCGTGGCCCCACGGCGCGCAACGCCCCTATGTTCGGCCCGGCAGGCCACCTCTACGTCTATTTCACGTATGGCATGCACTACTGCGCCAACATCGTGTGCGGCCCGGCGGGCACCGCGTCAGCCGTCCTGCTGCGGGCGGGCGAGATAGTGGAGGGGCAACACCTCGCGCTGGTGCGGCGGCCGACGTCGAAATCGGCCCTCGACCTGGCGAGCGGCCCGGCCCGGCTGGCCACCACCCTGGCCCTGACCACTGCCGACAGCGGCCGGGATGCGCTCGCTGACCCCTTCGAGCTGCGACTGCCTTCGCTATCGGCTCCCGTGTTCAGTTCCGGACCGAGGGTGGGCGTCTCCGGCGACGGCGGCTCCGCAGAGTATCCGTGGCGCTTCTGGCTGCCAGGCGATCCCACTGTGTCCCGCTATAAGGCGGCGAAGGTGCGCCCGGCATAG
- a CDS encoding GNAT family protein gives MHHESVLTGYGLSLLPLAPHHAEGPFDFVDATMWAGMAAPLPATAQELSGLFAARIEDPASLAFAVTDQRTGALLGTTALNAFAAAQQRVEVGGTFFGRQFWGTHVNPASKHALLAFAFEVLQVQRVAFRCDARNLRSVAAIERLGATFEGVLRSHRMAPDGTRADSAVFSILGQEWPAVQQRLQHRLAPFALAGDHPGRTDYAGRTFAAL, from the coding sequence ATGCACCACGAGAGCGTCCTGACCGGATACGGGCTTTCCCTTCTCCCGTTGGCACCGCACCATGCCGAAGGGCCGTTTGACTTCGTGGACGCCACGATGTGGGCAGGGATGGCGGCGCCTCTGCCGGCCACGGCGCAGGAACTTTCAGGACTTTTTGCGGCCAGGATTGAGGACCCGGCCAGCCTCGCCTTTGCCGTGACCGACCAGCGGACCGGCGCCCTCCTGGGCACCACCGCCCTGAATGCTTTCGCGGCCGCACAGCAACGCGTGGAAGTGGGCGGCACCTTCTTTGGACGGCAGTTCTGGGGCACGCACGTAAATCCCGCCAGCAAGCACGCCCTGCTTGCCTTTGCGTTCGAAGTCCTTCAAGTGCAGCGGGTTGCGTTCCGCTGCGATGCGCGTAATTTGCGCAGCGTGGCAGCAATCGAACGGCTGGGGGCAACCTTTGAGGGAGTGCTGCGCAGCCACCGCATGGCGCCTGACGGCACACGCGCGGATTCCGCAGTGTTCTCGATCCTGGGGCAGGAATGGCCCGCGGTGCAGCAGCGACTCCAGCACCGGTTGGCGCCGTTCGCACTGGCGGGAGACCACCCGGGCAGGACGGACTATGCCGGGCGCACCTTCGCCGCCTTATAG